In Halorubrum sp. PV6, a single window of DNA contains:
- a CDS encoding LLM class flavin-dependent oxidoreductase: MSDGTDEADATHSERIGVLFALRDEPALVARAEELGYESAWAAEGQGKSAFGKLERWAVHTDRIGLATGIVNVFSRTPAAIAQAAATLDAHSGGRAILGLGVAHPGVVEGFHGADFDRPLPRMDEYIELVRRYLRGDPEGFDGKFFSPSRTAFWEAFEPERASIPIYNGALGPANVRLTGQFADGWVPNLYPDSQFEEALTWLADGAARADRDVDAIDVAMYVLTAVDEDPERARRAAAEHVAYYLRDIPGYYDRAAEQAGYEEVVEAVRAAPSLEAGADAVADGLLDHLAVVGTPAEARAQLAHLREIGVDLPIVRAPAGSDREWVERTLAAFAPSR, encoded by the coding sequence GTGAGCGACGGAACCGACGAAGCCGACGCGACCCACTCCGAGCGCATCGGCGTCCTCTTCGCGCTTCGCGACGAGCCAGCCCTCGTCGCTCGCGCGGAGGAACTCGGCTACGAGAGCGCGTGGGCCGCGGAGGGACAGGGGAAGTCGGCGTTCGGCAAACTCGAACGCTGGGCGGTCCACACCGACCGGATCGGCCTCGCGACCGGCATCGTCAACGTGTTCTCGCGGACCCCGGCCGCCATCGCGCAGGCGGCGGCGACCCTCGACGCGCACTCCGGCGGGCGGGCGATCCTCGGGCTCGGCGTGGCACATCCGGGCGTCGTCGAGGGGTTCCACGGCGCCGACTTCGACCGCCCGCTGCCCCGGATGGACGAGTACATCGAACTGGTGCGCCGGTATCTGCGCGGCGACCCGGAGGGGTTCGACGGGAAGTTCTTCTCGCCGTCTCGGACCGCGTTCTGGGAGGCGTTCGAGCCGGAACGCGCGTCGATCCCCATTTATAACGGCGCGCTGGGGCCGGCCAACGTCCGACTCACCGGCCAGTTCGCCGACGGCTGGGTGCCGAATCTCTACCCGGACTCGCAGTTCGAGGAGGCGCTGACGTGGCTCGCCGACGGCGCGGCCCGCGCGGACAGAGACGTGGACGCCATCGACGTGGCGATGTACGTGCTGACCGCGGTCGACGAGGACCCCGAGCGCGCACGGCGGGCCGCGGCCGAACACGTCGCCTACTACCTGCGCGACATTCCGGGGTACTACGATCGCGCCGCCGAACAGGCGGGGTACGAGGAGGTCGTCGAGGCGGTCCGTGCGGCCCCCTCGCTCGAAGCCGGCGCCGACGCGGTCGCCGACGGGCTCCTCGACCACCTCGCGGTCGTCGGGACGCCGGCGGAGGCGCGCGCGCAGTTGGCCCACCTCCGCGAGATCGGCGTCGACCTCCCCATCGTCCGCGCGCCCGCCGGAAGCGACAGGGAGTGGGTCGAACGGACGCTGGCGGCGTTCGCGCCCTCGCGGTAG
- a CDS encoding nuclear transport factor 2 family protein, whose protein sequence is MARTPRETVEEFFERMGDPDERESVGELFAADAVITVPGARFSGPEAAASFLAFLEPRYERAGKAFGRWTVAGGRVVSQGTLHGVDNDGEPFEDVRYVDVYEVSEGTIDRLDVYNDLAVEGVVEP, encoded by the coding sequence ATGGCCCGAACGCCACGCGAGACGGTCGAGGAGTTCTTCGAGCGGATGGGCGACCCGGACGAACGCGAGTCCGTCGGCGAGCTGTTCGCCGCCGACGCCGTGATCACGGTCCCCGGCGCACGGTTTTCGGGGCCCGAGGCAGCGGCCTCGTTCCTCGCCTTCCTCGAACCGCGATACGAGCGCGCCGGCAAGGCGTTCGGTCGCTGGACCGTCGCCGGGGGCCGCGTCGTCAGCCAGGGGACGCTCCACGGCGTCGACAACGACGGCGAGCCCTTCGAGGACGTTCGGTACGTCGACGTGTACGAGGTTAGCGAGGGCACCATCGACCGGCTCGACGTGTACAACGACCTCGCGGTCGAGGGGGTGGTCGAGCCGTGA
- a CDS encoding FAD-dependent oxidoreductase encodes MESPDLEPQQRTLDDASAEVVSTDEVEFDVETDVLVAGAGGCGLTATLAACEAEDLTVTLLEKSAEVGGNAALSTGMIPAAGTRFQREAGIDEEPADMARDILEKNGHEADAELVEHLCESSVDLVHWLVDDWDISLHLVDDFKYPKHSEYRMHAPPGRNGENLVAEMRDRIEARANAELLTNTPVTKLVAKDGAVEGVVAGSVREEAIRADRVILATDGFAGNREMVRAHCEDDIADALYYGSDGNTGDGIRWGAELGGALASMDAFQGHATVVSGTGALSTYAVVMNGGVLVNADGERFGNESKGYSQFAVDVVRQEGGVAYEIFDERIFERLQGEFDDFDRAVDLGSYTSADTVEELAAELGCDPEATREAIESYNAAVEAGEPDEVGREDGRNVLSAPFYGTEVTGSLFHTQGGLVVDEHARVLREDGSTVDGLYAGGGTATGISGHGAAGYLSGNGLTTAMGFGRLAGVHAARSLSEQS; translated from the coding sequence ATGGAGTCGCCCGATTTGGAGCCGCAGCAGCGGACGTTAGACGACGCGAGCGCGGAGGTCGTCTCGACCGACGAGGTCGAGTTCGACGTCGAGACCGACGTGTTGGTCGCGGGGGCCGGCGGGTGTGGGCTCACGGCGACGCTCGCGGCCTGCGAAGCCGAGGACCTGACGGTCACGCTCTTAGAGAAGAGCGCCGAGGTCGGCGGCAACGCCGCGCTGTCGACGGGGATGATCCCCGCGGCCGGCACCCGCTTCCAGCGCGAGGCGGGGATCGACGAGGAGCCGGCGGACATGGCCCGAGACATCTTGGAGAAGAACGGCCACGAGGCCGACGCGGAGCTGGTCGAACACCTCTGTGAGAGCAGCGTCGATCTGGTCCACTGGCTCGTGGACGACTGGGACATCTCGTTGCACCTCGTTGACGACTTTAAATACCCGAAACACTCCGAGTACCGGATGCACGCGCCGCCGGGACGCAACGGCGAGAACCTCGTCGCCGAGATGCGCGACCGGATCGAAGCGCGAGCGAACGCGGAACTGCTGACGAACACGCCAGTGACCAAACTGGTCGCGAAGGACGGCGCCGTCGAGGGCGTCGTCGCCGGGTCGGTCCGCGAGGAGGCGATCCGGGCGGACAGGGTGATACTCGCCACCGACGGCTTCGCGGGGAACCGGGAGATGGTCCGCGCGCACTGCGAGGACGACATCGCCGACGCGCTCTACTACGGCTCCGACGGCAACACCGGGGACGGGATCCGCTGGGGCGCCGAACTCGGCGGCGCCCTCGCGTCGATGGACGCCTTCCAGGGGCACGCGACCGTCGTCAGCGGGACGGGCGCGCTGTCGACATACGCCGTCGTGATGAACGGCGGCGTCCTCGTCAACGCCGACGGCGAGCGCTTCGGGAACGAGTCGAAGGGGTACTCGCAGTTCGCGGTCGACGTGGTCCGTCAGGAGGGCGGCGTCGCCTACGAGATATTCGACGAGCGCATCTTCGAGCGCCTGCAGGGCGAGTTCGACGACTTCGACCGCGCCGTCGACCTCGGCTCGTACACGAGCGCCGACACCGTCGAGGAACTCGCCGCCGAACTCGGCTGCGACCCGGAGGCGACCCGCGAGGCAATCGAGTCGTACAACGCGGCCGTCGAGGCGGGCGAGCCGGACGAGGTCGGCCGCGAGGACGGCCGGAACGTCCTCTCGGCCCCCTTTTACGGGACCGAGGTGACCGGGTCGCTGTTCCACACGCAGGGAGGGCTCGTCGTCGACGAGCACGCGCGAGTGCTCCGCGAGGACGGCTCGACCGTCGACGGCCTCTACGCCGGCGGCGGCACCGCGACGGGCATCAGCGGCCACGGGGCCGCCGGCTACCTCTCCGGGAACGGGCTCACGACGGCGATGGGCTTCGGACGGCTGGCCGGCGTACACGCCGCCCGGTCGCTCAGCGAGCAATCGTGA
- a CDS encoding SDR family NAD(P)-dependent oxidoreductase has protein sequence MTASETTPEPSFAGDTVLVTGTARGIGRACAVRFAERGATVVGGDRLDQSETVAACTDHAGEFEPVDADVTDPAAVAALVERAADTGRIDVVVNVAGIVAREPIETHDGEPWERSMDVNLTAPFRIVREAAPHLRETGGAIVNISSIYGQIGGAERAGYASTKAGLEGLTRALAAELGADGVRANAVAPGFIETPMTAPYAEDDAARERFRGLAALDRLGEPTEVASVVTFLAGDEASFVTGETILVDGGRATVE, from the coding sequence GTGACGGCGAGCGAGACGACGCCGGAGCCGTCGTTCGCCGGCGACACCGTGCTCGTCACCGGCACGGCTCGGGGTATCGGCCGCGCCTGTGCGGTCCGCTTCGCCGAGCGCGGCGCGACGGTGGTCGGCGGCGACCGCCTCGACCAGTCGGAGACCGTCGCGGCCTGTACGGACCACGCGGGGGAGTTCGAGCCGGTGGACGCCGACGTGACCGACCCCGCGGCGGTCGCGGCGCTGGTCGAGCGCGCGGCCGACACCGGGCGCATCGACGTGGTCGTCAACGTGGCCGGGATCGTCGCCCGCGAGCCGATCGAGACCCACGACGGCGAGCCGTGGGAGCGCTCGATGGATGTCAACCTCACCGCGCCGTTCCGGATCGTCCGCGAGGCCGCGCCGCACCTGCGCGAGACCGGCGGCGCGATCGTCAACATCTCGTCGATCTACGGGCAGATCGGGGGGGCGGAGCGCGCTGGCTACGCCTCGACGAAGGCCGGACTGGAGGGGTTGACGCGGGCGCTCGCCGCCGAACTGGGCGCGGACGGGGTCCGCGCCAACGCCGTCGCGCCGGGGTTCATCGAGACCCCGATGACCGCGCCGTACGCCGAAGACGACGCGGCGCGCGAGCGGTTCCGCGGGCTCGCGGCGCTCGACCGGCTCGGCGAGCCGACGGAGGTTGCGAGCGTCGTCACGTTCCTCGCGGGCGACGAGGCCTCGTTCGTCACGGGCGAGACGATTCTCGTCGACGGCGGGCGGGCCACGGTGGAGTGA
- a CDS encoding ATP-binding cassette domain-containing protein gives MTRPILATEGLTKRFGSLVANDELSVTVEADTIHGIMGPNGSGKSTFFNTVTGFYRPDGGTVRFDGEDVTGWKPDEIARRGLARTFQIPSPFEDLTVKENMLAVFTGGLRSGVRVPDEKRSRADELLELLEIDHVADQEAGGVSGGQEKLLELGRILMLEPACVMLDEPTAGVNPSLRNRLLDHLETLNDRGTTFVIIEHDMRVIADVCDRVTVFNQGQVLVEGDFESVTSDERVRDAYLGGAADHDASLETLIGEEEGETGSAAVDDAAADPTPAAGGGAVAAGSAGASSEAAATGAAASAASALSEVGAEADGESWLVGENLVSGYGNHRVVDGVSVESRDGVTCVFGPNGSGKSTLLKTLAGVVPAWEGTVKHRGTDLTGNRPAENVHRGVTMLPQDGGIFGNLTVRENLLLGGYTVDDGTVREERFDEVLSAFPELEGKLDEKGRSLSGGQQMMLSYGRAMMTGGEVYLLDEPSSGLAPSLIDQVFEMTRRLVESGAQVVLIEQNVREALRIADYVYILAQGQLQFEGTPDDLTDEDDLVELYLGLD, from the coding sequence ATGACTCGCCCGATTTTAGCGACCGAGGGGTTAACCAAGCGATTCGGCTCCCTCGTCGCGAACGACGAGCTCTCCGTGACCGTCGAGGCGGACACGATCCACGGCATCATGGGGCCGAACGGCTCCGGAAAGTCGACGTTTTTCAACACGGTCACGGGCTTTTACCGCCCCGACGGCGGCACCGTCAGGTTCGACGGGGAGGACGTGACCGGCTGGAAGCCCGACGAGATCGCGCGGCGCGGGCTCGCACGGACCTTTCAGATCCCGTCGCCCTTCGAGGATCTCACCGTCAAGGAGAACATGCTCGCCGTGTTCACCGGAGGGCTCCGCTCCGGGGTTCGGGTCCCCGACGAGAAGCGCTCGCGCGCCGACGAACTGCTCGAACTCCTCGAGATCGACCACGTCGCCGACCAGGAGGCCGGCGGGGTCTCCGGCGGTCAGGAGAAACTGCTCGAACTCGGACGCATCCTGATGCTCGAACCGGCCTGCGTGATGCTCGACGAGCCCACCGCGGGCGTCAACCCCTCGCTGCGGAACCGCCTGCTCGACCACTTGGAGACGCTCAACGACCGCGGCACGACCTTTGTGATCATCGAACACGACATGCGGGTCATCGCGGACGTCTGTGACCGCGTGACCGTGTTCAACCAGGGACAGGTCCTCGTCGAGGGCGACTTCGAGTCGGTGACGAGCGACGAGCGCGTCCGCGACGCGTACCTCGGGGGCGCGGCCGACCACGACGCGTCGCTGGAGACGCTCATCGGCGAGGAGGAGGGGGAGACGGGGAGCGCCGCCGTCGACGACGCGGCCGCGGACCCGACGCCGGCCGCCGGCGGCGGCGCGGTAGCCGCCGGGAGTGCGGGCGCGTCGTCCGAGGCTGCGGCGACGGGCGCCGCGGCGAGCGCCGCGTCCGCGCTCTCCGAGGTCGGGGCGGAGGCCGACGGGGAGTCGTGGCTCGTCGGCGAGAACCTCGTCAGCGGCTACGGGAACCACCGCGTCGTCGACGGAGTCTCGGTCGAGAGCCGGGACGGCGTCACCTGCGTCTTCGGGCCGAACGGGTCGGGGAAGTCGACGCTCTTGAAGACGCTCGCCGGGGTCGTCCCGGCGTGGGAGGGGACGGTCAAGCACCGCGGCACCGACCTGACCGGCAACAGGCCGGCCGAGAACGTCCACCGCGGGGTCACGATGCTCCCGCAGGACGGCGGCATCTTCGGCAACCTCACCGTCCGTGAGAACCTCCTTCTCGGCGGGTACACCGTCGACGACGGGACCGTCCGCGAAGAGCGGTTCGACGAGGTCCTGTCGGCGTTCCCGGAGCTGGAAGGCAAACTCGACGAGAAGGGGCGGTCGCTGTCGGGCGGCCAGCAGATGATGCTCAGCTACGGGCGCGCCATGATGACCGGCGGGGAGGTGTACCTCCTCGACGAGCCGTCGAGCGGGCTGGCCCCCTCCCTCATCGACCAGGTGTTCGAGATGACCCGGCGGCTCGTCGAAAGCGGCGCACAGGTCGTGCTCATCGAACAGAACGTCCGCGAGGCGCTGCGGATCGCCGACTACGTCTACATCTTGGCGCAGGGGCAGCTCCAGTTCGAGGGGACGCCCGACGACCTGACCGACGAAGACGACCTCGTGGAGCTGTACCTCGGACTGGACTGA
- a CDS encoding ABC transporter substrate-binding protein translates to MGDNPADRVSRRSFVKYSGAAGVTGALAGCSSNGGGGGGGGGGDGSDGSDGSDGGDGSGSSDGSDGSDAPDEVIIGSNHPLSGSLSNTGERMDQAVKLAAMIKNEAGGIESLDGAELSVVSGDNEGAQELGGEVAQELIDEGASVLTGCYSSPVTSAATRTAESAGVPFVISVSVANSILQETQLNYAYRPQPPANQMAVDHARLLADAIRNAGEEIETAGLFYIDISFGQSVRDALREELPANDIEIVAETAIGFGETADTQVTTLRDADPDAVIATTYRQETIELVNAMNNQNYQPKYVTGCSNAAMNDVSALEEMGDTVEGGFATNFALDPTSDAAGEVRSRFESEFETSFDANVAMTYAATQVIIAAIEEAGSADPDDINDALGEITVEDHIAAMPPITFADNGENENSLAPLFQVQDLRDRVIAPEEFAESDVQF, encoded by the coding sequence ATGGGAGACAATCCCGCAGATCGTGTCAGTAGACGCTCGTTCGTTAAATACAGCGGCGCCGCCGGCGTCACCGGTGCGCTGGCCGGCTGTAGCAGCAACGGTGGTGGCGGTGGTGGCGGTGGTGGCGGCGACGGCAGCGACGGGAGTGACGGCAGCGACGGTGGCGATGGAAGCGGCAGCAGCGACGGGAGCGACGGGAGCGACGCGCCCGACGAGGTGATCATCGGCTCGAACCACCCGCTGAGCGGATCGCTCAGCAACACCGGCGAGCGGATGGATCAGGCCGTCAAACTGGCGGCGATGATCAAAAACGAGGCGGGCGGCATCGAGTCGCTGGACGGCGCGGAACTCAGCGTCGTCAGCGGGGACAACGAGGGGGCACAGGAGCTCGGCGGCGAGGTCGCACAGGAGCTCATCGACGAGGGCGCGAGCGTGTTGACCGGCTGTTACTCCTCGCCGGTGACGAGCGCGGCGACCCGAACCGCGGAGAGCGCGGGCGTCCCGTTCGTCATCTCGGTGTCCGTGGCCAACTCGATTTTACAGGAGACGCAGCTGAACTACGCGTACCGACCCCAGCCGCCGGCGAACCAGATGGCGGTCGACCACGCGCGCCTGCTCGCCGACGCGATCCGGAACGCCGGCGAGGAGATTGAGACCGCGGGACTGTTCTACATCGACATCAGCTTCGGCCAGTCGGTGCGCGACGCGCTCCGTGAGGAACTGCCGGCCAACGACATCGAGATCGTCGCCGAGACCGCCATCGGCTTCGGTGAAACCGCCGACACGCAGGTCACGACGCTGCGGGACGCCGACCCCGACGCGGTGATCGCGACAACCTACCGGCAGGAGACGATCGAGCTGGTCAACGCGATGAACAACCAGAACTACCAGCCGAAGTACGTCACCGGCTGCTCGAACGCGGCGATGAACGACGTCAGCGCGCTCGAAGAGATGGGCGACACCGTCGAGGGCGGGTTCGCGACCAACTTCGCGCTCGACCCGACCTCCGACGCCGCGGGCGAGGTTCGGTCGCGCTTCGAGTCCGAGTTCGAGACCAGCTTCGACGCGAACGTCGCGATGACCTACGCGGCGACCCAGGTCATCATCGCGGCGATAGAGGAGGCGGGGTCGGCCGACCCCGACGACATCAACGACGCGTTAGGGGAGATCACCGTCGAGGATCACATCGCGGCGATGCCGCCGATCACCTTCGCCGACAACGGCGAAAACGAGAACTCGCTCGCCCCGCTGTTCCAGGTCCAGGACCTCAGAGACCGCGTCATCGCACCCGAGGAGTTCGCTGAGTCCGACGTGCAGTTCTGA
- a CDS encoding branched-chain amino acid ABC transporter permease: MLSSFFLDACGREAAAVVGALDATAAPAVLGLSLPSPTIFAQYFVFAVLLGGIYGLVALGLTMIFGVMDVINFAHGALMVVAMYAVLVFSDATGLSPFFAIPFAVVLLFAVGIGIYRSTIAPIIDAPQENQLIVTFGVLLILVSGVEMIFGSDPRQLGLDLGSLELSGVFVPRGQLYALVIALIALSGTWLFLQRTMLGRAIRGTADNRDGAQYVGIDVPRIDALTFGIGAALAGLAGGVIPLFQSFTPALGDQYLINAFVVVVLGGLGSFPGAFVGGLIIGFIQVFGGAYLGGSTYQIVIFLAFILVLLVKPEGLLGGSADE; the protein is encoded by the coding sequence ATGCTCTCTTCGTTTTTCCTTGACGCCTGCGGTCGGGAAGCGGCCGCCGTCGTCGGCGCGCTCGACGCGACCGCGGCGCCGGCCGTTCTCGGGCTCTCGCTTCCGTCTCCGACGATCTTCGCGCAGTACTTCGTGTTCGCCGTGTTGCTCGGGGGGATATACGGCCTCGTCGCGCTGGGGCTGACGATGATCTTCGGCGTGATGGACGTGATCAACTTCGCGCACGGCGCGCTGATGGTGGTCGCGATGTACGCCGTGCTCGTGTTTTCGGACGCCACGGGGCTCTCGCCGTTCTTCGCGATCCCCTTCGCCGTCGTGCTGCTTTTCGCCGTCGGCATCGGTATCTACCGGTCGACGATCGCGCCCATCATCGACGCGCCACAGGAGAACCAGCTCATCGTCACCTTCGGCGTCCTGTTGATCCTCGTCAGCGGCGTCGAGATGATCTTCGGCTCTGACCCCCGACAGCTGGGGCTCGACCTCGGCTCGCTCGAACTCTCCGGCGTGTTCGTGCCGCGGGGACAGCTGTACGCGCTCGTCATCGCACTCATCGCGCTGTCGGGAACGTGGCTGTTCCTCCAGCGGACGATGCTGGGCCGGGCGATCCGCGGGACCGCCGACAACCGCGACGGCGCGCAGTACGTCGGGATCGACGTCCCGCGGATCGACGCGCTCACGTTCGGGATCGGCGCCGCGTTGGCCGGGCTCGCGGGAGGGGTGATCCCCCTCTTCCAGTCGTTCACGCCGGCGCTCGGCGACCAGTACCTGATAAACGCGTTCGTCGTCGTCGTGTTGGGGGGGCTCGGCTCCTTCCCCGGCGCGTTCGTCGGCGGGCTCATCATCGGCTTCATCCAAGTGTTCGGCGGAGCGTACTTGGGCGGTTCCACCTACCAGATCGTGATATTCCTCGCATTCATCCTCGTGTTGCTCGTGAAACCGGAAGGACTGCTCGGAGGGAGCGCCGATGAGTAA
- a CDS encoding branched-chain amino acid ABC transporter permease, with translation MSNALSRAVDRYGAFRDEWYALPALVAVSLLVLAAVPFLRQLALFGVAPLGWLSLNMLIITLVWATTAQAWNIMSGYTGQFSFGHAAFFGLGAYTTIILTGTFGISPWVGMLLSSVIAAVYGLLIGALTFRYDLEGHYFALATLAFAELLRYVFTNVAQLGGASGFFRPLAREYADGPGLAAFQFTGDLPYYYLILGFLTVVTVVSLAINRSQLGYYLFAIREREQAAAAIGVPTYRYKLLAVAVSAFFTAWPGAFWAMYFNTIRPSTVFDLLVNVEILLPAIVGGVGTVLGPIVGSLIVIPVGEFVRQSFEIPGLNNAVYGAILIAIVLYSPKGVISWPSRFVDLLRARTDLLDDDAA, from the coding sequence ATGAGTAACGCGCTCTCCCGCGCCGTCGATCGATACGGCGCGTTCCGAGACGAGTGGTACGCGCTCCCGGCGTTGGTCGCGGTGAGCCTCCTCGTGCTCGCCGCGGTGCCGTTCCTCCGGCAGCTCGCGCTGTTCGGAGTCGCGCCGCTGGGGTGGCTCAGCCTGAACATGCTCATCATCACCCTCGTCTGGGCGACGACCGCGCAGGCGTGGAACATCATGTCCGGGTACACCGGGCAGTTCTCGTTCGGGCACGCCGCGTTCTTCGGACTCGGCGCCTACACGACGATCATCCTCACCGGGACCTTCGGCATCTCCCCGTGGGTCGGGATGCTCCTCAGCAGCGTCATCGCGGCGGTGTACGGGTTGCTAATCGGCGCGCTGACCTTCCGATACGACCTGGAGGGCCACTACTTCGCGCTGGCGACGCTGGCGTTCGCGGAGCTGTTACGCTACGTGTTCACGAACGTCGCGCAGCTCGGCGGCGCGAGCGGCTTCTTCCGGCCGCTCGCGCGCGAGTACGCCGACGGGCCGGGGCTGGCCGCGTTCCAGTTCACCGGCGACCTCCCGTACTACTACCTGATCCTCGGGTTCCTGACCGTCGTCACCGTCGTGTCGCTCGCGATCAACCGGTCGCAGCTCGGCTACTACCTGTTCGCGATCCGCGAGCGGGAGCAGGCCGCGGCCGCCATCGGGGTCCCGACGTACCGGTACAAGCTGCTGGCCGTCGCCGTGAGCGCCTTCTTTACCGCGTGGCCCGGCGCGTTCTGGGCGATGTACTTCAACACGATCCGCCCCTCGACGGTGTTCGACCTGCTCGTCAACGTCGAGATTCTCCTGCCGGCCATCGTCGGCGGGGTCGGCACCGTCCTCGGGCCGATCGTGGGGTCGCTCATCGTCATCCCGGTCGGCGAGTTCGTCCGGCAGTCCTTCGAGATTCCCGGACTGAACAACGCCGTCTACGGGGCCATCCTCATCGCGATCGTGTTGTACAGCCCGAAGGGCGTCATCTCGTGGCCGTCCCGGTTCGTCGACCTGCTCCGGGCGCGCACCGACCTCTTGGACGACGATGCCGCCTGA
- a CDS encoding MmgE/PrpD family protein codes for MPPEPDRELATFAAELETDAIPDRVRDRVGLTVADTLGAIVAGSTDDAVGALARRWTDGVSGGATVIGADGGETVPPLAALCNGAAGTVLELDEGHRFAAGHPAIHVLPALLADAEIGYGDSDAFVRSFVAGYEVAVRTARALGTLQSGYHPHGVWGAVGGAAAVARSRELDPETTRSAMAIAANYAQHTRFEAATEGATVRNAYAGMSNLAALVAADQAEAGFGGLRNGVARHLEHAAAGDVDESALTAGLGDRWEIEHGYFKIHAACRYTHPALDAVAALEAEVDPSAVESVRVETYPAAARLTEPRPRNQLQAKFSIPFAVATALLRGDSGPPAFTDEAITPEAIALAERVTVAVDDEFAARAPEQRGARVTVETADGRRSHEVAAPRGGEHNPFEEARLEAKFRDLVAPVIGADRAATLWERARTPAPPRVLCTLASR; via the coding sequence ATGCCGCCTGAGCCCGACCGCGAGCTGGCGACGTTCGCCGCGGAGCTCGAGACGGACGCGATTCCAGACCGGGTCCGCGACCGCGTGGGGCTCACCGTCGCCGACACGCTCGGCGCGATCGTCGCGGGGTCGACCGACGACGCGGTCGGCGCGCTCGCGCGGCGCTGGACCGACGGCGTCTCGGGCGGGGCGACGGTCATCGGCGCCGACGGCGGCGAGACGGTCCCGCCGCTCGCGGCGCTGTGTAACGGCGCGGCGGGGACCGTCCTCGAACTCGACGAGGGACACCGGTTCGCCGCCGGCCACCCCGCGATTCACGTGTTGCCGGCGCTCTTGGCCGACGCGGAGATCGGGTACGGCGACAGCGACGCGTTCGTGCGCTCGTTCGTCGCGGGGTACGAGGTCGCCGTCCGAACCGCCCGCGCGCTCGGCACGCTCCAGTCTGGGTACCACCCGCACGGCGTGTGGGGGGCGGTCGGCGGCGCGGCCGCGGTGGCCCGCTCGCGCGAGCTCGACCCGGAGACGACGCGGTCGGCCATGGCGATCGCGGCGAACTACGCCCAACACACCCGGTTCGAGGCCGCGACGGAGGGCGCGACCGTGCGGAACGCCTACGCGGGCATGAGCAACCTCGCGGCGCTGGTCGCCGCCGATCAGGCCGAAGCCGGGTTCGGCGGCCTCCGGAACGGGGTCGCCCGGCACCTCGAACACGCCGCCGCGGGCGACGTCGACGAGTCGGCCCTCACCGCCGGGCTGGGCGACCGGTGGGAGATCGAACACGGGTACTTCAAGATCCACGCCGCGTGCCGGTACACGCACCCGGCGCTGGACGCCGTCGCGGCGCTCGAAGCCGAGGTGGACCCGAGCGCGGTCGAGTCGGTCCGCGTCGAGACGTACCCGGCGGCCGCGCGGCTGACGGAGCCGCGGCCGCGGAACCAACTGCAAGCGAAGTTCTCGATCCCGTTCGCGGTCGCAACGGCGCTGCTTCGCGGCGACTCCGGGCCGCCCGCGTTCACGGACGAGGCGATAACGCCCGAGGCCATCGCCTTAGCCGAGCGCGTGACCGTCGCCGTCGACGACGAGTTCGCCGCCCGTGCCCCCGAACAGCGGGGCGCCCGCGTGACGGTCGAGACCGCGGACGGGCGACGGTCACACGAGGTCGCCGCGCCGCGCGGGGGCGAACACAACCCCTTCGAGGAGGCGCGGCTCGAAGCGAAGTTCCGGGACCTGGTCGCGCCGGTGATCGGGGCGGACCGGGCGGCCACGCTCTGGGAGCGCGCCAGGACGCCGGCGCCGCCGCGCGTCCTCTGTACGCTCGCGAGCCGGTAG